A single genomic interval of bacterium harbors:
- a CDS encoding peptide deformylase, with product MALRPVLLFPDPSLKRLSAPVEDVTEELRELAADMIEVMYDEPGIGLAAPQVGEAIRMVVMDTEWTEEGNDRDAQVVINPEILEREGSVLWTEGCLSVPDFQAEVERAARVKVRYIDLEGNEHVEECDDLRAVCFQHEIDHLDGVLFVDRISRLKRGLYTKKRKKALKLEEEDVAESGAF from the coding sequence ATGGCGCTCCGCCCGGTGCTCCTCTTCCCCGATCCTAGTCTCAAACGCCTCTCGGCCCCCGTCGAAGACGTGACGGAGGAGTTGCGCGAACTCGCCGCGGACATGATCGAGGTCATGTACGACGAGCCCGGAATCGGCCTCGCGGCTCCCCAGGTGGGCGAAGCCATTCGCATGGTCGTGATGGATACGGAGTGGACGGAAGAAGGCAACGACCGCGACGCCCAGGTGGTCATCAATCCCGAGATCCTCGAACGCGAGGGCAGTGTGCTCTGGACCGAGGGTTGCCTCTCGGTGCCGGATTTCCAGGCCGAGGTCGAGCGGGCAGCCCGGGTCAAGGTTCGATACATCGACCTCGAAGGCAACGAACACGTGGAAGAGTGCGACGATCTCAGGGCCGTCTGCTTTCAACACGAGATCGACCATCTCGATGGCGTGCTCTTCGTCGATCGGATCAGCCGGTTGAAGCGCGGCTTGTACACGAAGAAACGGAAGAAGGCGCTGAAGCTCGAGGAAGAAGACGTTGCCGAGAGCGGCGCGTTCTGA
- the rsmB gene encoding 16S rRNA (cytosine(967)-C(5))-methyltransferase RsmB, with translation MSREVSRRRRRGAQASAGPRRGAPPTQARIVAVRVLERVERAGAYADLALSGALRRSGLSPRDRAFVTELVYGTLRWRGHLDALLRAVLDRPNERLEALVTTLLRVGAYQIVFEHSVPSSAAVDQTVRCARALGVSRAAGLVNAVLRRLARGHETIPMPSLEDDACGHLVDALSLPSPIAERWLARLGPEEAALLAEASNKVPPLVARLNPQRTDRETLLDELRSRLPDVKACRYAPLGVNLGHHGYPGHDPAFLEGRFTIQDEGSQLVVELLDPRPGERVLDVCAAPGGKAGAIAERVGEQGRVDAYDRNPRRLGLVARSARRLGLGNVQTREVDATRPLPDEGTLFDRVLVDAPCSGLGTLRRNPDARWRFDEANVGRLVEIQQQILRRSAAALRPGGTLVYSTCTLLPEENEAVVEGFLTEAKDFTPCKPEALPEVVQPLIGDAGWLSTWPHRHDTDGFFAARLERKA, from the coding sequence ATGAGCCGCGAGGTTTCACGTCGGCGCCGCAGGGGCGCCCAGGCCAGTGCCGGCCCGCGCCGGGGGGCGCCCCCGACACAAGCCCGGATCGTCGCGGTGCGTGTGCTCGAACGAGTCGAACGCGCCGGGGCCTACGCCGATCTCGCCCTCTCGGGAGCCCTGCGGCGCAGTGGCCTCTCGCCCCGCGATCGTGCTTTCGTCACCGAACTCGTTTACGGCACCCTGCGCTGGCGCGGTCACCTGGACGCGCTGCTGCGCGCCGTCCTCGACCGACCCAACGAGCGGCTCGAAGCCCTCGTAACGACGCTCTTACGCGTCGGGGCCTATCAAATCGTCTTCGAACACTCGGTCCCATCGTCGGCTGCCGTCGACCAGACTGTACGCTGCGCGAGGGCGCTCGGAGTCTCGCGAGCAGCCGGACTGGTGAACGCCGTGTTGCGTCGATTGGCGCGAGGCCACGAGACGATTCCGATGCCCAGTCTCGAAGACGATGCTTGCGGGCATCTGGTCGATGCCCTCTCCCTTCCGTCACCGATCGCGGAGCGTTGGCTCGCACGGTTGGGGCCAGAAGAAGCTGCGCTCCTGGCCGAAGCATCGAACAAGGTGCCGCCCCTCGTCGCCCGGCTGAATCCCCAGCGGACGGATCGCGAAACCCTGCTCGACGAGCTGCGCAGTCGCCTGCCCGACGTGAAGGCCTGCCGGTATGCACCGCTCGGTGTGAATCTTGGCCACCACGGCTACCCGGGCCATGATCCTGCGTTCCTCGAGGGGCGCTTCACGATCCAGGACGAAGGCTCCCAGCTCGTCGTAGAGCTTCTCGATCCTCGGCCCGGCGAACGCGTGCTCGATGTATGTGCCGCACCGGGCGGCAAAGCCGGCGCCATCGCCGAACGGGTCGGTGAGCAGGGCCGGGTCGACGCCTACGATCGGAACCCCCGACGGCTCGGCCTCGTCGCACGCAGCGCTCGCCGATTGGGCCTCGGGAACGTGCAGACCCGTGAGGTCGATGCCACGCGGCCACTTCCGGACGAAGGCACCCTCTTCGATCGTGTACTGGTCGATGCGCCTTGCTCGGGCCTCGGCACGCTACGCCGGAACCCGGATGCTCGTTGGCGCTTCGATGAGGCCAACGTGGGGCGATTGGTGGAGATCCAACAGCAGATCCTGCGCAGGTCCGCCGCGGCACTTCGGCCCGGCGGGACACTCGTCTACAGCACGTGTACCCTGCTCCCGGAAGAGAACGAGGCCGTCGTGGAGGGTTTCCTCACCGAGGCCAAGGATTTCACCCCCTGCAAACCGGAAGCGCTGCCCGAGGTGGTGCAGCCGCTGATCGGCGACGCGGGCTGGCTTTCCACCTGGCCCCACCGGCATGATACGGACGGCTTCTTCGCCGCCCGCCTGGAGCGAAAAGCTTGA
- a CDS encoding ribulose-phosphate 3-epimerase, producing the protein MPIRIAPSILACDFGALAREIADISAAGADWIHVDVMDGHFVPNLTIGPPVVEAVRAATQKPLDVHLMIEAPERSIADYVKAGADRVGVHVETCPHLHGTIGQIQDLGAKACVVLNPGTPAVAIESVIADVEQVLVMSVNPGFGGQSFIESSLDKLRQIRAWADERNPALEIEIDGGIAKGTIGRAAAAGANAFVAGTAIFKAEPEDYPQAIAALREEAEAARRG; encoded by the coding sequence ATGCCCATTCGCATCGCGCCCTCGATCCTGGCCTGCGATTTCGGAGCCCTGGCCCGAGAGATCGCGGATATCTCCGCCGCCGGTGCGGATTGGATCCATGTCGACGTGATGGACGGCCACTTCGTGCCGAACCTGACGATCGGCCCGCCGGTCGTAGAGGCCGTGCGGGCCGCAACCCAGAAGCCGCTCGACGTACACCTGATGATCGAGGCGCCCGAGCGCTCGATCGCTGACTACGTCAAAGCCGGTGCCGATCGGGTGGGTGTCCACGTCGAGACGTGCCCCCATCTGCACGGGACCATCGGCCAGATCCAGGATCTCGGGGCCAAGGCCTGCGTGGTGCTCAACCCGGGCACACCCGCCGTGGCGATCGAGTCGGTGATCGCGGACGTGGAACAGGTGCTGGTGATGAGCGTCAACCCGGGCTTCGGCGGCCAGTCGTTCATCGAGAGCAGTCTCGACAAACTTCGCCAGATCCGGGCCTGGGCCGACGAGCGCAACCCGGCTCTCGAGATCGAGATCGACGGCGGCATCGCCAAGGGGACGATCGGAAGAGCCGCGGCGGCTGGGGCCAACGCGTTCGTCGCCGGAACCGCGATTTTCAAGGCGGAGCCCGAGGACTATCCCCAAGCGATCGCGGCCCTCCGCGAGGAAGCCGAGGCCGCCCGACGCGGCTGA
- a CDS encoding methionyl-tRNA formyltransferase: MRLLFFGTPEFAVPTLARLLAGRHPVVGVVSQPDRRRGRGRKTSPSPVASHALAAGVPLFRPEKVGTQEVAETLAATLPDLGVVVAFGQFLPKRIRQLPSLGYLINGHASLLPRHRGAAPIAHALLAGDVETGVSVMRVEREMDAGPVALEKRTKIGPDEDCGSLTERIAQLTADAITEGLDRIAEDRVTWTEQDPTRASLAPKIERRDAHLDWSDDASALVQRIRAMAPRPGAFSEWNGEPLRILAARAEVGDDACAPGTVVIDDEAPRIATGSGWLRPLRLQRPGGKVLDIGEFQRGRGLQSGTRLGEGANG, from the coding sequence TTGCGACTGCTGTTCTTCGGAACCCCTGAGTTTGCGGTTCCGACACTCGCCCGCTTGTTGGCCGGAAGACATCCGGTGGTCGGTGTGGTGAGCCAGCCCGATCGCCGACGCGGACGCGGACGCAAGACATCGCCGTCCCCCGTCGCCAGCCATGCCCTTGCAGCAGGCGTTCCGCTCTTCCGGCCCGAGAAGGTCGGCACCCAGGAGGTCGCTGAGACCCTGGCGGCCACCCTGCCCGACCTGGGCGTGGTCGTGGCTTTCGGGCAGTTCCTGCCGAAGCGAATCCGCCAACTCCCGTCGTTGGGTTATTTGATCAACGGGCACGCGAGCCTGCTGCCGCGGCATCGCGGCGCGGCGCCCATCGCCCATGCGCTGCTGGCCGGTGACGTGGAGACCGGGGTTTCCGTGATGCGGGTCGAGCGCGAGATGGATGCCGGCCCGGTCGCCCTCGAGAAGCGCACGAAGATCGGCCCGGATGAGGATTGCGGAAGCCTGACAGAACGCATCGCGCAGCTCACCGCCGACGCCATCACCGAAGGCCTCGACCGGATTGCCGAAGATCGCGTGACGTGGACCGAGCAGGACCCGACCCGCGCCAGCCTGGCCCCGAAGATCGAACGGAGGGACGCTCACCTCGATTGGAGCGACGACGCGAGCGCATTGGTCCAGCGGATTCGCGCGATGGCGCCGCGGCCAGGCGCGTTCAGTGAGTGGAACGGTGAGCCATTGCGAATCCTGGCAGCTCGCGCCGAGGTCGGGGATGACGCCTGCGCTCCCGGCACCGTCGTCATCGATGACGAGGCGCCGCGCATCGCAACGGGAAGCGGCTGGCTCCGCCCCCTGCGATTGCAACGGCCGGGCGGAAAAGTCCTGGACATCGGCGAGTTCCAACGGGGTCGGGGCCTGCAGAGCGGTACCCGTCTCGGTGAAGGCGCGAACGGATGA